A genomic window from Oceanidesulfovibrio indonesiensis includes:
- a CDS encoding integrase: MASIRKRGPSQWEARIRKRGYPITSRTFETKARAEEWAREIESEMDRGIFISRRESETTTLAEALERFIEERAAGYADPYRVENRARKMQSRPLADRFLASIRGKDIADFMREREAEGVKPNTVRLDLALLSKLFEICSKDWGMENLMNPVKNVNKPKIGPGRNRRLRHGEEEKLLEAADQNFRPVILFALETAMRREEITTLTWDNVNLRARSAYLPRTKNGEERTVPLSPNALDILDSLPRHIGGSVFGFRKDEITDNMIRTVKRAGLQDLRFRDLRHEATSRFFEHTDLDVMEIRIITGHETLQMLARYTHLRTNRLADRLAGMGRT; encoded by the coding sequence ATGGCGTCGATTCGAAAGCGCGGCCCAAGTCAATGGGAAGCGCGCATCCGCAAGCGTGGATATCCCATCACCAGCAGGACGTTTGAAACGAAGGCGCGTGCCGAAGAATGGGCTCGAGAAATCGAATCCGAAATGGATCGGGGAATCTTCATCTCGCGCAGGGAATCGGAGACAACGACTCTTGCCGAGGCGCTTGAACGATTCATTGAGGAACGAGCCGCTGGATATGCCGATCCGTATCGTGTCGAGAATCGCGCTCGCAAGATGCAGTCCCGGCCTCTCGCGGATCGTTTTCTTGCCTCCATCCGCGGCAAGGACATCGCCGACTTCATGCGCGAGCGTGAGGCCGAGGGCGTGAAGCCCAACACGGTCCGGCTCGACCTCGCCCTGCTCAGCAAACTGTTTGAAATCTGCAGCAAGGACTGGGGCATGGAAAACCTCATGAACCCGGTCAAAAACGTGAACAAACCAAAGATCGGTCCGGGTAGGAATCGTCGCTTGCGCCACGGAGAAGAAGAGAAACTCCTTGAGGCGGCAGATCAGAATTTCAGGCCAGTCATCTTGTTCGCACTCGAAACCGCCATGCGGCGCGAGGAGATCACCACGCTTACCTGGGACAATGTGAACCTCCGGGCCCGCAGCGCCTACCTCCCACGGACGAAAAACGGCGAGGAGCGTACCGTACCCCTTTCCCCCAACGCCCTCGACATCCTCGACTCACTCCCCCGCCACATTGGCGGCAGCGTCTTCGGCTTCAGGAAAGACGAGATTACAGACAACATGATCCGAACGGTCAAGCGCGCAGGCCTTCAAGACTTGCGCTTCCGCGACCTCCGTCACGAGGCCACAAGCCGCTTCTTCGAACACACCGACCTGGATGTCATGGAGATTCGTATCATCACCGGCCACGAAACGCTCCAGATGCTCGCGCGCTATACACATCTGAGGACGAATCGGCTGGCGGATCGGTTGGCGGGGATGGGGAGGACATAG